In a single window of the Actinomycetota bacterium genome:
- a CDS encoding pyridoxal-phosphate dependent enzyme, giving the protein MEVLPPSIPRATLATLPTALERGPVLPGGARLWVKRDDQTGLGAGGNKARKLEFLCGEAIATGADSLVTVGAGQSNHCRMTAAAGAVLGLETHLVLAGERPDELYGNQALAARFGAHLHFTGAHESHWGELEIAREALLAELADQGLRPHGIPIGGSTPVGALGYVVAFAELIEQCRTAQVTPRAVVVTSSSGGTHAGLVAGRAWWRAATGDAALPEVVAVGVARGVNAGSPDTAELAQGALRHAGLPGDVGAGDVELDPRWIGDDYAVPTDAGDDAIHWAARRGGWVLDRTYTGKGLSGLLGMASEGRWGDGDDVVFVHTGGMPAVFAPGGSPVAARPQA; this is encoded by the coding sequence ATGGAGGTGCTTCCGCCGTCGATCCCGCGGGCGACGCTGGCCACGCTCCCGACGGCGCTGGAGCGCGGTCCGGTGCTGCCCGGTGGCGCCAGGCTGTGGGTCAAGCGCGACGACCAGACCGGCCTCGGGGCCGGAGGCAACAAGGCCCGCAAGCTCGAGTTCCTGTGCGGCGAGGCCATTGCGACAGGGGCCGACTCGCTGGTCACCGTCGGCGCAGGCCAGTCGAACCACTGCCGGATGACGGCCGCGGCCGGCGCGGTGCTCGGCCTGGAGACCCACCTCGTGCTCGCCGGCGAACGTCCCGACGAGTTGTATGGCAACCAGGCGCTCGCGGCCCGCTTCGGAGCACACCTCCACTTCACCGGCGCTCACGAGTCGCACTGGGGCGAGCTCGAGATCGCGCGGGAGGCGTTGCTCGCCGAACTGGCCGATCAGGGATTGCGCCCGCACGGCATTCCGATCGGGGGCAGCACCCCGGTCGGCGCGCTCGGCTACGTGGTCGCCTTCGCCGAGCTGATCGAGCAGTGCCGCACGGCCCAGGTGACCCCCCGTGCCGTGGTGGTGACGTCGTCGAGTGGGGGCACCCATGCCGGCCTCGTCGCCGGGCGCGCCTGGTGGCGGGCGGCGACCGGCGACGCGGCACTGCCCGAGGTGGTCGCCGTCGGAGTCGCCCGCGGGGTGAACGCCGGTTCGCCCGACACGGCAGAGCTGGCGCAAGGCGCGCTGCGCCACGCCGGGTTGCCCGGCGATGTCGGCGCCGGCGACGTCGAGCTCGACCCGCGCTGGATCGGCGACGACTACGCCGTGCCCACGGACGCCGGCGACGACGCGATCCACTGGGCGGCGCGTCGCGGCGGGTGGGTGCTCGATCGCACGTATACGGGCAAGGGCCTGTCCGGCCTACTCGGCATGGCGAGCGAAGGCCGCTGGGGTGACGGCGACGACGTCGTCTTCGTCCACACCGGCGGCATGCCGGCGGTGTTCGCGCCAGGGGGCAGCCCGGTCGCGGCGCGGCCTCAGGCGTAG
- a CDS encoding ABC transporter permease yields the protein MGMSYRGGGADRFRTLLGQLAPAVGLVAVQLVWFGMPLGAWIRGVVIGLLTALLAVGMALVYRANRVVNFAQADLGFVPTSLAVGLIVFSGWPYLAGLGIGFVAALVLGAVVELALVRRFARASRLVLTVATIGITQLLAVLAVLLPRLWDQNAASQRIPPPLDWKLTIGTFILSANDLIALIVAPLAMVAVAVFLGATRVGTAVRAAAERSERAEMLGIPVTWLSTIVWSIAAGLSFLALFLRAGILGVPLGSALSLTTLVLALAALVIGRLRHLPTVATAAVALGVLEYGVAWNASSPLLVTPIVGAAVLAALLLQRRRTTRADQDELASWRLADEVRPLTDEARALPLVRLLRVGVAVLLVAAVAAVPLLLRTDQVIKATAIVVFAVVGVSLVVLTGWAGQISLGQVAFVALGAAASAKCTATWNLDLTLALVVGGAVGAVAAFVVGLPALRLRGLYLAVTTLVFALAISTWLLNDRFFDWIPNQRIERPPLFGRIDVDSPRSYYVYSVVVLGLVLVGLRGVRRSRTGRAIVALRENERAAQSYSVSAVPVKLTAFTISGAVAGVAGGLYVHLTRSFDLASYGAGESLDVFTAAVVGGLGSLFGGVLGAVYLRGTQWFITASEWRFLSSAVGVLLVLMILPGGLGSLVVRLRDRVVALVTARAEQ from the coding sequence ATGGGGATGTCGTACCGCGGCGGGGGGGCCGATCGGTTCCGCACTTTGCTCGGCCAGCTCGCGCCTGCCGTCGGGCTCGTCGCCGTGCAGCTCGTCTGGTTCGGCATGCCGCTCGGGGCGTGGATCCGCGGCGTGGTGATCGGCCTGCTCACCGCGCTGCTGGCGGTGGGCATGGCCCTCGTCTACAGAGCGAACCGGGTGGTGAACTTCGCGCAGGCCGACCTCGGGTTCGTGCCCACGTCCCTTGCCGTCGGGCTGATCGTGTTCAGCGGCTGGCCCTACCTCGCCGGGCTCGGCATCGGCTTCGTCGCCGCGCTCGTCCTCGGCGCGGTGGTCGAGCTCGCGCTCGTGCGCCGCTTCGCGCGTGCGTCCCGGCTGGTGCTCACGGTGGCCACGATCGGCATCACGCAGCTGCTCGCCGTGCTCGCGGTGCTCCTGCCGCGCCTCTGGGACCAGAACGCGGCTTCGCAGCGCATTCCCCCGCCGCTCGACTGGAAGCTCACGATCGGCACGTTCATCCTGTCGGCGAACGACCTGATCGCGCTCATCGTCGCGCCGCTGGCGATGGTCGCCGTCGCCGTGTTCCTCGGTGCCACCCGCGTCGGTACCGCGGTGCGCGCCGCGGCGGAGCGCAGCGAGCGGGCCGAGATGCTCGGCATCCCTGTCACCTGGCTGTCCACCATCGTGTGGTCGATCGCCGCGGGGCTCTCGTTCCTGGCCCTGTTCCTGCGCGCCGGCATCCTCGGCGTGCCGCTCGGTTCGGCGCTCAGCCTGACGACATTGGTGCTGGCCCTCGCCGCACTCGTCATCGGACGCCTGCGCCACCTGCCGACCGTGGCGACGGCGGCGGTGGCACTCGGCGTGCTCGAGTACGGAGTGGCGTGGAACGCGTCGAGCCCGCTGCTCGTCACCCCCATCGTCGGCGCCGCGGTGCTCGCCGCGCTGTTGCTGCAGCGCCGTCGCACGACACGTGCCGACCAGGACGAGCTCGCGTCGTGGCGCCTGGCCGACGAGGTGCGCCCGCTCACCGACGAGGCGCGGGCACTGCCGCTCGTGCGCCTGCTGCGCGTCGGAGTGGCCGTGCTGCTCGTGGCCGCCGTCGCCGCCGTACCGCTGCTGCTGCGCACCGACCAGGTCATCAAGGCCACCGCGATCGTGGTGTTCGCCGTGGTCGGGGTGTCGCTCGTGGTGCTCACCGGTTGGGCCGGCCAGATCTCGCTCGGCCAGGTCGCGTTCGTCGCCCTCGGCGCCGCGGCCAGCGCCAAGTGCACCGCCACCTGGAACCTGGACCTGACGCTCGCCTTGGTGGTGGGGGGCGCGGTCGGTGCCGTCGCCGCCTTCGTCGTCGGCCTTCCGGCCCTGCGACTGCGCGGTCTCTATCTCGCCGTGACGACGCTCGTGTTCGCCCTCGCGATCTCGACTTGGCTGCTGAACGACCGCTTCTTCGATTGGATACCGAACCAACGCATCGAGCGCCCGCCGCTCTTCGGCCGGATCGACGTCGATTCGCCGCGCAGCTACTACGTGTACTCCGTCGTCGTCCTCGGGCTGGTCCTCGTCGGTCTGCGCGGCGTCAGGCGCAGCAGGACCGGGCGCGCGATCGTCGCCCTCCGCGAGAACGAGCGCGCCGCCCAGAGCTACTCGGTGTCGGCCGTGCCGGTGAAGCTCACCGCGTTCACCATCTCGGGTGCCGTGGCGGGCGTCGCCGGCGGGCTCTACGTGCACCTGACGCGCAGCTTCGACCTGGCCAGCTACGGGGCGGGGGAGAGCCTCGACGTGTTCACCGCGGCAGTGGTCGGCGGCCTCGGCTCGTTGTTCGGCGGAGTGCTCGGTGCCGTGTACCTCCGCGGCACGCAGTGGTTCATCACCGCCTCGGAGTGGCGGTTCCTGTCCTCGGCGGTCGGCGTGCTGCTGGTGCTGATGATCCTGCCGGGCGGCCTCGGCAGCCTCGTCGTGCGCCTACGTGACCGGGTGGTGGCTCTCGTGACGGCAAGGGCCGAGCAGTGA
- a CDS encoding SRPBCC family protein encodes MGSVRRHVHIDAGADAVWAFAGDPGRLAEWFPVAESPMTGPATRTVTLATGISFHEEIVTHDHDQRRFQYRIVGNPLITAHLGTLDVIEDGPRRCTVVYSTDMEPDAMALVVAGAAAAGLARLKERFERDVLAT; translated from the coding sequence GTGGGGAGCGTCCGCCGGCATGTGCACATCGACGCCGGCGCCGACGCGGTGTGGGCGTTCGCGGGCGACCCGGGCCGGCTGGCCGAGTGGTTCCCGGTTGCAGAGAGCCCGATGACCGGCCCCGCGACGAGAACGGTGACGCTCGCGACCGGGATCAGCTTCCACGAAGAGATCGTCACCCACGACCACGACCAGCGCCGGTTCCAGTACCGCATCGTCGGCAACCCGCTGATCACCGCGCACCTCGGCACCCTCGACGTGATCGAGGACGGACCGCGCCGCTGCACGGTCGTCTACTCCACCGACATGGAGCCCGACGCGATGGCACTCGTCGTCGCCGGGGCCGCGGCGGCCGGCCTCGCCCGGCTGAAGGAACGCTTCGAACGCGACGTGCTGGCCACCTAG
- a CDS encoding uracil-DNA glycosylase: MGLAMARTDWNPVLRAELEKPYYAELAGFVAEERSRHLVYPAPDEVFAALHLTSYAETKVLILGQDPYHGAGQAHGLCFSVRRGTAVPPSLANIYRELHDDLGIEPPAHGNLEHWARQGVLLLNATLTVRAGQAASHHGKGWEQFTDEVIRAVSAKPERVVFVLWGANARRKRTLVDTARHVVIESAHPSPLSAHNGFFGSRPFSRANAALVAAGRTPIDWSLPA; the protein is encoded by the coding sequence ATGGGCCTTGCGATGGCGAGGACGGACTGGAACCCGGTGCTGCGGGCCGAGCTCGAAAAGCCCTACTACGCCGAGCTGGCGGGCTTCGTCGCCGAGGAGCGCAGCCGGCACCTCGTGTACCCGGCGCCCGACGAGGTGTTCGCCGCGCTGCACCTCACCTCGTACGCCGAGACGAAGGTGCTGATCCTCGGCCAGGACCCGTACCACGGTGCGGGACAGGCACATGGGCTGTGCTTCTCGGTGCGCCGCGGCACCGCCGTCCCACCATCGCTCGCGAACATCTACCGTGAGCTGCACGACGACCTCGGCATCGAGCCCCCGGCGCACGGCAACCTCGAGCACTGGGCTCGCCAAGGAGTGCTGCTGCTGAATGCCACGCTCACGGTGCGCGCCGGTCAGGCGGCATCGCACCACGGCAAGGGTTGGGAGCAGTTCACCGACGAGGTGATCCGCGCCGTCAGCGCCAAGCCGGAGCGGGTGGTGTTCGTGCTCTGGGGCGCCAACGCCCGCCGTAAGAGGACACTGGTCGACACCGCGCGGCACGTGGTGATCGAGTCTGCGCATCCGTCGCCGTTGTCGGCCCACAACGGGTTCTTCGGGTCGCGGCCGTTCTCCCGCGCGAACGCGGCCCTCGTCGCGGCCGGGCGCACCCCGATCGACTGGTCCCTGCCGGCATGA
- a CDS encoding DMT family transporter: protein MITVVFALTSSVVVGVSDYLGGRAGEQQHPALVTAYAQATYLLMVPLIAVIVGWEQVAARDIWLGLACGVLVGASYILFFSALASGRMGIAAPTTAAISASIPVAYDLLSGVQLSTGRWVGVAVALAAVPLLAYAPDDIGDKPGRASSKVVLLTAALAGLGFSGFFILLGETSPESGQWPLAASSLSSTLAVVAFVALRRVPLARPVPGAIWSGATGAVAGALITAALQRGPVAVATVLGSMYPIVTVGLAARLAAERIRWWHAAGLGLAVCGAALVGFYA from the coding sequence GTGATCACCGTCGTCTTCGCGCTCACCTCGTCGGTGGTGGTCGGGGTGTCCGACTACCTCGGCGGACGTGCCGGCGAGCAGCAGCACCCCGCGCTCGTCACCGCCTACGCCCAGGCGACGTACCTGTTGATGGTGCCGCTGATCGCCGTGATCGTCGGCTGGGAGCAGGTCGCAGCACGCGACATATGGCTGGGGCTGGCCTGCGGGGTGCTCGTCGGCGCCTCCTACATCTTGTTCTTCTCGGCCCTGGCCAGTGGCCGGATGGGCATCGCCGCGCCGACGACGGCAGCGATCAGCGCGTCGATACCCGTCGCCTACGACCTCCTCAGCGGAGTCCAGCTCTCCACCGGGCGATGGGTGGGCGTAGCGGTCGCTCTGGCCGCGGTGCCGCTGCTCGCGTACGCGCCCGACGACATCGGCGACAAACCCGGCCGCGCCAGTTCGAAGGTCGTGCTGTTGACCGCGGCGCTCGCCGGGCTCGGCTTCTCGGGGTTCTTCATCCTCCTCGGAGAGACGTCGCCCGAATCGGGCCAGTGGCCCTTGGCCGCGTCGTCGCTCAGCTCGACGCTCGCCGTCGTCGCTTTCGTCGCGCTTCGGCGGGTTCCCCTCGCCAGGCCGGTGCCGGGAGCGATCTGGAGCGGAGCGACAGGCGCCGTCGCGGGGGCGCTCATCACCGCCGCGCTCCAGCGCGGCCCTGTGGCAGTGGCGACCGTGCTCGGCTCGATGTACCCGATCGTCACGGTGGGGCTGGCCGCGCGCCTGGCGGCGGAGCGGATCCGCTGGTGGCACGCGGCTGGACTCGGCCTGGCGGTCTGCGGCGCCGCCCTCGTCGGCTTCTACGCCTGA
- a CDS encoding MFS transporter, translated as MSSPTLLRRFGRGVAHPMEWLRGVCGGESAFPLVVLFGLNAVDELDRTAFGILLPEIRDHFGIDITTALSLVALSAIAALALQVPIAQFADRSRRVPLAMIGALVWAGFSGLTGLATGLIVLTVARSGSSLGKAVIDPTHNSLLADYYPIEARARVYSTHRAANAVGAFVGPLSAGLLAYAFGWRAPFLIFVIPTIVFAVLALRLHEPIRGRWERQAAGAAQGVIDTEETAPSFGESWRTVHKVRSLHRIWWSLPFLATALIGFVTLASLLYEQEFGLDERARGVAAAVAEPFQLVGLVVGARIATRRFIGNVKGLLRFLATVALGTSVASVLFALAPNVVLAVALNCVISAALAMIGPGILASLSLAIPPRARATGFSVASLWVIPGLLILPFIGWVADTWSIRVGMLAMLPMFVIGSIVLRSVGDVIDGDIAQVWQSAAARAEVLYERRQGKTSLLLLRGVVSGYDDRRVLHGVDLHLDEGEIVALLGTNGAGKSTLLKTISGIVEADRGAIVFDGRDITHAPPNEIAALGVAQLPGGQGVFGSLSVRENLELAGWTRRRDPAGVAAATTEMLELFPVLAERMDSPAANLSGGQQQMLALAMSFVMRPRVLLIDELSLGLAPVIVGQLLPIVRRLADDGVTVVLVEQSVNVALTIADRAYFLERGEILFSGSAAGLLERPDLLRSVFLSGAAAGSADGEAQATANGDGAHGPPEADARVEPAALAIRDLAVSFGGIRAVDGVDFDIAEREIVGVIGPNGAGKTTVFDLISGFTPADQGTVELNGQDVTALGPSGRAAAGLGRSFQDARLFPELTVAETLAISLERFVGNRSALVAALHLPMAFESEERVAARVDELLELMGLGDHRHSFVRELSTGTRRVLDIACLVAHRPSVVLLDEPSSGIAQREVEALAPVVRRLRDEMGAALVIVEHDIPFVSSVSDRLIALDQGRVVTSGHPADVLVHPGVVESYLGTSGAAIARSGETGASLTTVSRGE; from the coding sequence GTGAGCTCGCCGACGCTGTTGCGACGCTTCGGGCGGGGAGTGGCGCATCCGATGGAGTGGCTGCGCGGGGTGTGCGGGGGCGAGTCCGCGTTCCCGCTCGTCGTGCTGTTCGGCCTGAACGCCGTCGACGAACTGGACCGCACCGCGTTCGGGATCCTGCTCCCCGAGATCCGCGATCACTTCGGCATCGACATCACGACGGCGCTGTCCCTCGTCGCGCTGTCCGCCATCGCGGCACTCGCGCTGCAGGTGCCCATCGCGCAGTTCGCCGACCGCTCACGGCGGGTGCCGCTCGCGATGATCGGGGCGCTCGTGTGGGCGGGCTTCTCCGGGCTCACCGGCCTGGCCACCGGCCTGATCGTGCTGACGGTGGCGCGCAGCGGATCTTCGCTCGGCAAGGCGGTGATCGACCCGACGCACAACTCGCTGCTCGCCGACTACTACCCGATCGAGGCACGGGCGCGCGTGTACAGCACGCACCGCGCGGCGAACGCGGTCGGCGCATTCGTCGGCCCGCTCAGTGCGGGGCTCCTCGCCTACGCGTTCGGGTGGCGGGCGCCGTTCCTGATCTTCGTCATCCCCACCATCGTGTTCGCGGTGCTCGCGCTGCGGCTGCACGAACCGATCCGGGGGCGTTGGGAGCGCCAGGCGGCCGGCGCCGCCCAAGGGGTGATCGACACCGAGGAGACGGCGCCCTCGTTCGGCGAGAGCTGGCGGACCGTGCACAAGGTGCGCTCCCTGCATCGCATCTGGTGGAGCCTGCCCTTCCTCGCCACCGCGCTCATCGGGTTCGTCACGCTCGCCTCGTTGCTGTACGAGCAGGAGTTCGGGCTCGACGAGCGTGCCCGTGGTGTGGCGGCAGCCGTCGCCGAGCCGTTCCAGCTCGTCGGGCTCGTCGTCGGTGCCCGCATCGCCACCAGGCGCTTCATCGGCAACGTGAAGGGCCTGCTCCGCTTCCTCGCCACCGTCGCTCTCGGCACCTCGGTGGCCTCGGTGCTGTTCGCGCTCGCGCCGAACGTCGTTCTCGCCGTGGCACTGAACTGCGTCATCTCGGCGGCGCTCGCGATGATCGGGCCCGGCATCCTCGCCTCGTTGTCGCTCGCCATCCCTCCGCGGGCACGGGCGACCGGTTTCTCGGTGGCGTCGCTCTGGGTGATCCCCGGCCTCTTGATCCTGCCGTTCATCGGCTGGGTGGCCGACACCTGGAGCATCCGCGTCGGGATGCTCGCGATGCTGCCGATGTTCGTGATCGGCAGCATCGTGTTGCGCAGCGTCGGCGACGTGATCGACGGCGACATCGCCCAGGTGTGGCAGTCGGCCGCGGCGCGCGCCGAGGTGCTGTACGAGCGCCGGCAGGGCAAGACCAGCCTCTTGCTGCTGCGCGGGGTGGTGTCCGGGTACGACGACCGTCGGGTGCTGCACGGCGTAGACCTGCACCTCGACGAGGGCGAGATCGTCGCCCTGCTCGGCACGAACGGGGCGGGCAAGTCGACGCTGTTGAAGACGATCAGCGGGATCGTCGAAGCCGACCGGGGAGCGATCGTGTTCGACGGTCGCGACATCACCCACGCCCCTCCGAACGAGATCGCTGCGCTCGGCGTGGCGCAGCTGCCGGGCGGTCAGGGCGTCTTCGGCTCGCTGAGCGTGCGCGAGAACCTCGAGCTCGCCGGGTGGACCCGGCGTCGTGACCCCGCGGGCGTCGCCGCCGCGACGACCGAGATGCTCGAGCTGTTCCCGGTGCTCGCCGAGCGCATGGACTCTCCTGCGGCCAACCTGTCCGGCGGCCAGCAGCAGATGCTCGCGCTGGCGATGAGCTTCGTGATGCGTCCTCGTGTGCTGCTGATCGACGAGCTGTCGCTCGGGTTGGCCCCGGTCATCGTCGGCCAGCTGCTGCCGATCGTGCGGCGATTGGCCGACGACGGGGTCACGGTCGTGCTCGTGGAGCAGAGCGTCAACGTGGCGCTGACCATCGCCGACCGGGCGTACTTCTTGGAGCGGGGCGAGATCCTCTTCAGCGGCTCCGCGGCCGGGCTGCTCGAGCGCCCCGACCTGCTGCGCTCGGTGTTCTTGTCCGGCGCCGCTGCGGGCTCGGCCGACGGCGAGGCCCAGGCCACGGCGAATGGCGATGGTGCCCATGGCCCGCCCGAAGCGGATGCCAGGGTCGAACCGGCGGCGCTGGCGATCAGAGACCTGGCGGTGAGCTTCGGCGGGATCCGGGCGGTGGACGGGGTCGACTTCGACATCGCGGAGCGGGAGATCGTCGGCGTCATCGGCCCCAACGGGGCGGGCAAGACGACGGTGTTCGACCTGATCTCGGGCTTCACCCCGGCAGACCAGGGCACCGTCGAGCTGAACGGCCAGGACGTGACCGCGCTCGGACCGTCCGGACGGGCCGCGGCCGGCCTCGGCCGGTCGTTCCAGGACGCCCGGCTGTTCCCTGAGCTGACGGTCGCCGAGACGCTCGCGATCTCCCTCGAGCGTTTCGTGGGCAATCGCAGCGCCCTCGTCGCCGCGCTTCACCTGCCGATGGCGTTCGAGTCCGAGGAACGGGTCGCGGCTCGGGTCGACGAGCTGTTGGAGCTGATGGGACTCGGCGACCACCGGCACTCGTTCGTACGTGAGCTCTCGACGGGCACGCGCCGCGTCCTCGACATCGCGTGCCTCGTCGCGCACCGGCCGTCGGTGGTCCTGCTCGACGAGCCGAGCTCGGGCATCGCCCAACGAGAGGTGGAGGCGTTGGCGCCGGTGGTGCGGCGCCTGCGTGACGAGATGGGCGCTGCGCTCGTCATCGTCGAGCACGACATCCCGTTCGTGTCGTCGGTGTCGGACCGCCTGATCGCGCTCGACCAGGGTCGGGTGGTGACGAGTGGCCACCCGGCCGACGTGCTCGTCCATCCGGGTGTCGTCGAGTCCTACCTGGGCACCTCGGGTGCCGCCATCGCCCGGTCGGGAGAGACCGGCGCAAGCCTCACAACCGTCAGCAGAGGGGAGTAG
- a CDS encoding sulfatase-like hydrolase/transferase has product MGRKILFVTTDQQRYDALGCNGGAVARTPVVDALAASGVRFERAHPQSVVCMPSRATMLTGQHVSTHGVWMNGVPLPIDAPSVAERLWVAGYRTALVGKAHFEPFLDPFGRFTENRLGREGAFTAHHPDADGRPVPHRGFEHLEFATHTANGPLHYSQWLQREHPEAVGMYYPVLDAALRVNGAGGGDTGAPQVSPSAIRREWYHTDWVADRAIAWLDSLDDDEDWFCWVSFPDPHHPWDPPASELHRVDWRQLDLPAGYPADRAEREAILDAKPRQWRQWYDGTFVSNYEAPATWVPSTLTDDQVREVNALAHIENEMIDEALGRILGAVERRGWGADLDVIATTDHGELQGDFGLLFKGPYHVDALMRLPLVWRPAPTAGVAPAVVSAPVGLVSLAATFCAIAGLPAPSYVEAPRLPTSDADAAALGHERVLTEWDSVVFDKVVRLRSICRDGWVCTTCLPGTLHDGSEGELYSLTDDPLQRANRFDDPAVRALRDDLVADMHDHLPAPRSPRLQCEAPV; this is encoded by the coding sequence ATGGGACGCAAGATCCTCTTCGTCACCACCGACCAGCAGCGCTACGACGCGCTCGGCTGCAACGGTGGTGCCGTCGCGCGCACACCCGTCGTCGACGCGCTCGCCGCGAGCGGGGTCAGGTTCGAGCGCGCCCATCCGCAGAGCGTGGTGTGCATGCCGTCGCGAGCGACCATGCTCACCGGACAGCACGTCAGCACCCACGGGGTGTGGATGAACGGAGTGCCGCTGCCCATCGACGCGCCGAGCGTCGCCGAGCGGCTGTGGGTCGCCGGCTACCGCACCGCGCTCGTCGGCAAGGCCCACTTCGAGCCCTTCCTCGACCCCTTCGGGCGCTTCACGGAGAACCGCCTCGGCCGCGAGGGGGCCTTCACCGCGCATCATCCCGACGCCGACGGCCGCCCGGTGCCCCACCGCGGCTTCGAGCACCTCGAGTTCGCCACGCACACCGCCAACGGGCCCCTGCACTACTCCCAGTGGCTGCAGCGTGAGCATCCGGAGGCCGTCGGCATGTACTACCCCGTGCTCGATGCCGCACTACGGGTGAACGGCGCCGGTGGGGGCGACACCGGCGCGCCCCAGGTGAGCCCGAGCGCCATTCGGCGCGAGTGGTACCACACCGACTGGGTCGCCGACCGCGCCATCGCCTGGCTCGACTCGTTGGACGACGACGAGGACTGGTTCTGCTGGGTCAGCTTCCCCGATCCCCATCACCCCTGGGACCCGCCGGCGAGCGAGCTCCACCGGGTGGACTGGCGCCAGCTCGACCTGCCCGCCGGATACCCCGCCGACCGGGCCGAGCGCGAGGCGATCCTCGACGCCAAGCCTCGCCAGTGGCGGCAGTGGTACGACGGCACCTTCGTCTCCAACTACGAGGCGCCGGCCACCTGGGTTCCCTCGACACTGACCGACGACCAGGTGCGCGAGGTCAACGCGCTCGCCCACATCGAGAACGAGATGATCGACGAGGCGCTCGGGCGCATCCTCGGCGCCGTCGAGCGGCGCGGTTGGGGAGCCGACCTGGACGTGATCGCGACGACCGACCACGGTGAGCTGCAGGGCGACTTCGGCCTGCTGTTCAAGGGTCCCTACCACGTCGACGCTCTGATGCGCCTGCCGCTCGTGTGGCGGCCTGCGCCGACGGCCGGCGTCGCGCCCGCCGTCGTCAGCGCACCGGTCGGGCTGGTGTCCCTCGCGGCGACGTTCTGCGCGATCGCCGGCCTGCCCGCGCCGAGCTACGTGGAAGCGCCGCGATTGCCGACGTCGGACGCTGACGCCGCCGCGCTGGGCCACGAACGGGTGCTCACCGAATGGGACAGCGTCGTGTTCGACAAGGTCGTGCGGCTGCGCTCGATCTGCCGAGACGGATGGGTATGCACCACGTGCCTGCCCGGCACCCTGCACGACGGCTCCGAGGGTGAGCTGTACTCGCTCACCGACGACCCGCTCCAGCGCGCCAACCGCTTCGACGATCCGGCGGTGCGCGCGCTGCGCGACGACCTGGTCGCCGACATGCACGACCACCTGCCCGCACCACGCAGCCCGCGGCTCCAGTGCGAGGCCCCGGTCTGA
- a CDS encoding sigma-70 family RNA polymerase sigma factor: protein MSRDEIHLVPDRATVDLASLFRAHYGRLVRALTLVCGDADGAADAVQEAFVKAHLRWRKLQHYDDPVGWIRRVAINKLRDDNRRRIRKDRAVERLGAGAESTVAEHEPGHDGLLRTLLADLPRQQRLTVALYYVDGLSVAETAATLELSEGAVKYHLHQARERLRGRVEPDGSLRSPDEQNQRDH, encoded by the coding sequence ATGAGCCGCGACGAGATCCACCTGGTGCCCGACCGGGCCACGGTCGATCTCGCCTCGCTCTTTCGCGCCCACTACGGGCGTCTCGTGCGGGCGCTGACCCTCGTCTGCGGCGACGCCGACGGAGCAGCCGATGCCGTGCAGGAGGCGTTCGTGAAGGCCCACCTCCGGTGGCGCAAGCTGCAGCACTACGACGACCCCGTCGGGTGGATCCGCCGGGTGGCGATCAACAAGCTGCGTGACGACAACCGTCGGCGGATCCGCAAGGACCGAGCCGTGGAGCGCCTCGGAGCCGGGGCGGAGAGCACCGTCGCCGAGCACGAGCCGGGCCACGACGGGCTGCTCAGGACTCTGCTGGCCGACCTACCCCGCCAGCAGCGGCTTACCGTGGCGCTCTACTACGTCGACGGGCTGAGCGTGGCCGAGACCGCCGCCACCCTCGAGCTCTCGGAGGGCGCGGTGAAGTACCACCTGCACCAAGCACGTGAGCGACTGCGCGGGCGCGTCGAACCCGACGGCTCCCTGCGCTCCCCGGACGAGCAGAACCAGCGAGACCACTGA